Sequence from the Paenibacillus riograndensis SBR5 genome:
CCAAACAATTTTTGAGAGAGACGGGTTAGAAGGTATCCGGTAAAGTGAAAAAATCAACTAATGATAGCCGATGAGGGTTGGCCAACGAAAATATGCTATACTCATTAATCAAGTCGCCAACTGTCGGTTTTTTTCTTTGGCAACCCGCTTCCGGTCTCAGCTGAAAGCACCGCTCATTACACCGTCATAAAGAAATATATACGTACAAATGGAGCTACTTTAACAACCGTTCCAAGAGCACCGCCGCTTCCACCCCGTAGGGTGTAATTGATCAGAGCAGCACCCTTGGGTCTACTCGTCTATTGGGCACTGCTCGACTCCGGCTGGCTGCTATTCAGGAAGCACGTGTCAATTGCGACGAGCCGTTCGCTCTATGCCATCAGCGGTTACTTTGTACAGTTGGTGCGGCAAGTCGTGTCCCATGCCGTCAACCAGCATTAGCTCAGCGCCCGGGATGGCAGAAGCTGTGTCCTCGCCACACGCCGGGACGAACAGGGGATCGTCCATCCCATGAATGACGAGTGCTGGTACTTTTATGGTCGCTAGCCGCGGACGACGGTCACCGGAGACAGCGATCGCAGCAATTTGTCGTCCGACACTGCCTGGATCGTAGGCTCGCTGGACTTCCTCCAGAATGAGTGCCCGATAAGCGTCTTCTTCAAACGGATAGCCGGTACCGGCGATGCGTTTGGCAAAAGAGAGGCTGTGCCCCAAAAATCCTGCTTCATCCTCGAATGGGTTCGGCGCCGGTTTAGTCATCATCCCCATGACTTCCGGGGAAGCTTGCGGAAGCGTAGGATTACCGGAACTAGACATAATGGAGGTGAGTGATACAACCCGTTCAGGGTACTCACTGGCTGCAATCTGGGCGATCATTCCGCCCATTGACCTGCCAACGAGATGTGCCCGGTCAATTGAAAGGGCGTCGAGCAGTCCGATAGCGTCGCCTGCCATGTCATCGAGAGTGTAAGGGATGTCCGGTCGCTGTCCCGACATGAGAGCAGTCGCTAATGCGTCAAAATCCAGCGTCCGATATTGGCTAAAGTGTGTTGAGCAACCTACGTCGCGATTGTCAAAGCGGATCACCCGAAAGCCCCGCGCTGCCAATAGTTCACAAAACGGAACCGTCCAGCGGATCATCTGGGTTCCAAGTCCGGAGATTAGGATAATAGCCTCGTCGTTTTCGTTACCGAAACTATCATAGGCCAACTCAACACCGTTAACTTTTAGAATGTTCATGGTCATGTTCTCCTTCAATTAATTTGGTTTCGGAAGTTCCGCCATAGGCAGAAGGCGTGAATCTTCTATCGCTGCAGTCCGATGACCGATACCAGCCAGGTAGTCTTGATTGTTTGAAAAAGCTAGAAATGACTGCGCGCTACTCTGGCGGATCAGCATGACAAGATCCCATTTCTCATCTTCGGGTCCGATCAGAAACTCTCCGCCATCGCCAAGAAACACGATTTCACCATCATATGCTCCTCATTCATAAGTTCTCTTCAGGAAATGCATTGGCGGCTAATCTCTTAACATGGTTTCTGATATCAGGTGCCCAGTCATCGATGAAGTGATAAAAACGATCCGAATCACCAGCATACAGTGCCCGCAGAGCTTCTTCGTATTGATGGAAGTCCCCGGCCATAGCTGTCATAAAGTTATATGTTGCTTCTTGTGACTCCCGGATTGTGCTCTGCTGTTCTCCAGTACGGCGAGCTTCATCAATGAGTTTTCGTAATGTTACCGACGCCCCTCCAGGTTGACACTTGAGCCATTCCCAATGCCGGGGCAATAACGTAACCTCACCGGATACAACACCCAGCTTGGGCCGACCGACCCGCCGTGTAGTCTGGTGATTCACTTCTGTACTGGATGAGTCACCAAACTGTTCTCCTAATCGTTTAAGCACATCATCTGTCTTCCCACGAAAATCAACGTCTATTGGCTTCCCCGTGGAATCGTTAAATATAAGCAGCTGTGTGAGTTCTCTGTCACTCAGAGCATCCTTCACTGTAGTAACAACGTGCTGTAACGAACCACTGGCGACGACTCCCACACCCAAAAATGCCGTGCAGGAAAAGCGTGTTAGGGCATTACTCATGCTGACCTCCTTTCTGCTCGCCTCAATTATACCCGGGTAAAAATAAAAAATCAATATTACCCGGGTAAAATGTATTTTCCCGTTCGTTATTCCAGCACTTGAGAGCTCCTAAACCGATGTTTATTTTCTCAGTAATAGTGCTTAGTTGTTGGAGTAAGCGTCGATTTCTTTTACACATGAATTTACTAAACAGAAGCCACCGCAGAGATGGAAACAAAGAGCTGATTATTACCGGAGCGATGATTCAATTGCTTATGCATTCACTTTAAATAGATCGTCATATGCTTTTTCCGCTCCAATACGATGGAGTAAGTTCATATAGGACATGACATTTTCCCCCTATTTGTACAACATGACCTTCGGTTTATTGTGATTCGCTGCGCTTTTCCCTATACTTTATCATGCGGTTATACATAAGTAATGTCCAAATGGATTGAATGGCGAACGGAGGGAGTGGAGAGAGATGGTAGAGAATTTAAATAGATCGTTGACGGTAGCTTTGTGTTTGCTATTGGCATTCTGTGCCTCTGTATTTATCGGAGAAGAGACCCTAATTTCTATCGTTGCCATCATATTTTTATTAGCCGAGCTAGGGATCTCTTATTTTCTTTTGAAGAAGCGTACTGCATTACATTGGATATATATGGGTGCTGTGACTGTGGAAGTTTTATTTGTAATGACCGGGTCTTTTTGGGCGCTTGCGGTTTCAATTGTACTGCTATTGGTCTCGGGTATCTGGAATGAGTTTTTCCAAGGTATGGGACGCAAAAGGGCGATGTTTATTCTCGTGGTACGGAAAGCGTTATTCAGTCTGGCGGCTCTGACCGTAAGCGTCTTGTGGGTGATTAATCTCTATGCACAGCCGATTGTGAAATCAATTGAACTCCCTGCCGATAGGAAGTCTGAGATAGATCCAGCGAAACTGGATCCTCCGGCAGTGATGCTGAAAAACATTGAGACGATGAATGCCTTCGGCAGCCGGACAACAGGCTCGGAAGGGCACAATCAATTTATTGCATGGCTGGAGCAGCAGGTGGCGGATATGGGGCTGTCCATAAACCGGGACAATTATAC
This genomic interval carries:
- a CDS encoding alpha/beta fold hydrolase, encoding MNILKVNGVELAYDSFGNENDEAIILISGLGTQMIRWTVPFCELLAARGFRVIRFDNRDVGCSTHFSQYRTLDFDALATALMSGQRPDIPYTLDDMAGDAIGLLDALSIDRAHLVGRSMGGMIAQIAASEYPERVVSLTSIMSSSGNPTLPQASPEVMGMMTKPAPNPFEDEAGFLGHSLSFAKRIAGTGYPFEEDAYRALILEEVQRAYDPGSVGRQIAAIAVSGDRRPRLATIKVPALVIHGMDDPLFVPACGEDTASAIPGAELMLVDGMGHDLPHQLYKVTADGIERTARRN
- a CDS encoding DUF2239 family protein, with the protein product MSNALTRFSCTAFLGVGVVASGSLQHVVTTVKDALSDRELTQLLIFNDSTGKPIDVDFRGKTDDVLKRLGEQFGDSSSTEVNHQTTRRVGRPKLGVVSGEVTLLPRHWEWLKCQPGGASVTLRKLIDEARRTGEQQSTIRESQEATYNFMTAMAGDFHQYEEALRALYAGDSDRFYHFIDDWAPDIRNHVKRLAANAFPEENL